A genomic stretch from bacterium includes:
- a CDS encoding type II toxin-antitoxin system HipA family toxin, translating into MPETRSLAVWVGPSKVGTLERTEEYVFSYHPNASPSDVVSLTMPVRLKSWESRDLHPVFQMNLPEGALLIAVRNAIAKVAGTDDLTVLRVVGGNTIGRNRFSRLEDDTPTFPSEPESLEEILSFPDALELFNELVARYALRSGVSGVQPKVLLPATERATAVSSGFIVKSWGAEYPQLGANEFFCMQAARKAGLATPEFHLSENGALFVMKRFDINADGVSCGFEDFCSLQGLGTDGKYIGSYEKAAKTIDAFVSPEYRIEARELFFGALVLSIAVRNGDAHLKNFGVLYDDAKGSVRLTPVYDIVTTTAYLKHDVPALTIEGRKIWWPRKTIEKFAIVNLSIAPGNAREIIDRVVEAVEEMREEVSRYMADHPAFVPVGDGMLAAWRVGVDELSEQKKKLS; encoded by the coding sequence ATGCCTGAAACGCGGTCTTTAGCGGTCTGGGTCGGACCCAGCAAGGTGGGGACGCTTGAGCGCACCGAGGAATACGTCTTTTCGTATCATCCCAATGCATCGCCGTCCGATGTGGTTTCTCTGACCATGCCGGTCCGGCTCAAGAGCTGGGAGAGCCGCGACCTCCATCCTGTCTTCCAAATGAATCTTCCAGAAGGAGCACTGCTGATTGCAGTGCGGAATGCGATCGCAAAGGTCGCCGGAACGGACGACTTGACGGTCCTGCGTGTCGTCGGTGGAAATACAATTGGAAGAAATCGTTTCTCTCGCTTGGAAGATGACACACCGACGTTCCCGTCTGAGCCTGAATCGCTCGAGGAGATTCTTTCCTTCCCTGACGCACTTGAGCTATTCAACGAACTCGTGGCCCGCTACGCCCTCCGGTCCGGTGTTTCCGGCGTCCAGCCGAAGGTCCTTCTCCCGGCAACAGAGCGAGCGACAGCCGTTTCGTCAGGCTTCATCGTCAAATCATGGGGAGCCGAATATCCACAGCTCGGGGCAAACGAATTCTTCTGTATGCAAGCGGCTCGGAAAGCGGGATTGGCGACTCCAGAGTTTCATCTATCGGAGAATGGCGCCCTATTTGTAATGAAACGGTTCGATATAAACGCTGATGGGGTGTCGTGCGGTTTCGAGGACTTCTGTTCCTTGCAAGGGTTGGGGACTGACGGTAAATATATCGGCAGCTATGAGAAGGCGGCGAAGACGATCGATGCCTTTGTTTCGCCGGAATATCGGATTGAGGCGCGGGAGCTGTTTTTCGGAGCGCTTGTTCTCTCGATTGCCGTCCGTAACGGCGACGCACATCTGAAAAATTTTGGTGTCCTGTATGATGACGCGAAAGGCTCGGTTCGGCTTACGCCGGTTTATGACATCGTGACGACTACCGCGTATCTGAAGCACGACGTTCCGGCGCTGACGATCGAGGGGCGAAAGATTTGGTGGCCTCGAAAGACGATCGAGAAGTTCGCCATCGTCAATCTGTCAATTGCGCCGGGGAATGCACGCGAGATCATCGACCGCGTTGTGGAGGCAGTCGAGGAGATGCGGGAAGAGGTGAGCCGTTATATGGCGGATCATCCCGCATTCGTGCCCGTTGGAGATGGGATGCTCGCAGCTTGGCGGGTAGGGGTGGATGAACTTTCTGAACAAAAGAAGAAGTTGTCCTGA
- a CDS encoding helix-turn-helix domain-containing protein, whose translation MENLKRIGSQVREARKGLGLTQADLASELGISRTTLSLLESGIIQELGIRKVIRILDRLGLELTTRPAGAPPTLEEIRGSR comes from the coding sequence ATGGAAAACCTGAAAAGGATCGGATCACAGGTTCGAGAGGCCAGGAAGGGACTCGGGTTGACGCAGGCAGATCTTGCCAGCGAACTTGGGATCTCCCGGACAACGCTCTCCTTGCTTGAGAGCGGCATAATCCAAGAATTGGGCATTCGGAAGGTGATCCGAATCCTCGACCGACTGGGACTTGAGCTGACAACGAGACCGGCTGGAGCTCCTCCTACCCTCGAAGAGATTCGGGGAAGCCGTTAA